One window of the Nicotiana tabacum cultivar K326 chromosome 4, ASM71507v2, whole genome shotgun sequence genome contains the following:
- the LOC107805054 gene encoding uncharacterized protein LOC107805054 encodes MRFCKIPFSGKTCTSSLSLFSTYLSPFVIQPNQLHLTPQQQQQQQSAETQEFEIGRNLIDDRTYWTRRIHKLCAIDGNVNEALRLLDELRLHGYRPDSLNLTSIVHALCDTHRFSEAHQRFLFAVSFHYTVPDERTCNVLIARLLHAATPQVTLRVISALFCQKPQFVPSLMNYNRLIHQLCGFGRTTDAHQLFFDMRKRGHSPNAVSYTTLINGYCDVGEVGEAEKLFDEMSECGVIPNALSYSALIRGVLRKRDVDYGKQLIRKLWDVMLTEEDMHVQNAAFCDVINSLCREGFFHEVFNIAEDMPQGESVAEGFVYAQMIDSLCRFGRYNGAARIVYMMRKRGLNPSLVSYNSLVHGLVKEGDCFRAYQLLEEGIQFGYVPSEFTYKLLVEGLIREYDLVKAKEVLNVMLNKTLDLDRTRIYNIYLRALCAVDNPTELLNVLVTMLQTQCQPDVITLNTVINGFCKMGRIEEAQKVFKDMRTGNFCAPDGVTFSTVISGFLKLGKVEEALELLHRVMPEKGLKPSVVTYNAVIQGLFKLHRLDEAMEVFSSMVSGGTTADCTTYTIIIDGLFESNKVDEAKRFWNDVVWPSGIHDSYLYAAILKGLCRSGKLNDACDFLYELVDCGVTLCVVNYNIVINGACMLGWKREAYQILGEMRKNGLEPDSVTWRILEKLHGNVEKQFSEDLTCQVGV; translated from the coding sequence ATGCGCTTTTGCAAAATTCCATTTTCTGGCAAAACCTGCACTTCATCTCTTTCGCTCTTCTCCACCTATCTTTCACCTTTTGTAATTCAGCCCAATCAGCTCCATTTAActcctcaacaacaacaacaacaacaaagcgCTGAAACACAGGAATTTGAAATTGGTCGGAACTTGATCGATGACAGAACTTACTGGACCAGACGAATTCACAAGCTTTGTGCTATTGACGGAAATGTTAACGAAGCTCTCCGACTCCTCGACGAGCTTCGACTTCACGGCTACCGTCCTGACTCTCTTAATCTCACCAGCATCGTTCACGCTCTTTGTGATACTCACCGCTTTTCCGAAGCCCACCAGCGATTCCTTTTCGCCGTTTCCTTCCATTATACTGTCCCCGATGAGCGCACCTGTAATGTTCTCATTGCTCGCTTGCTACATGCGGCTACTCCACAAGTGACTTTACGTGTTATCTCCGCTTTGTTCTGCCAGAAACCTCAGTTTGTGCCATCGTTAATGAATTACAACCGTCTGATCCATCAGCTTTGCGGTTTTGGGAGAACTACAGATGCCCATCAGTTGTTTTTTGATATGAGAAAGAGAGGGCATTCTCCTAATGCTGTTTCTTATACAACTTTGATCAATGGGTATTGTGACGTTGGTGAGGTTGGGGAAGCAGAGAAGCTGTTTGATGAAATGTCTGAGTGTGGAGTTATACCTAATGCGCTGAGTTATAGCGCTTTGATTCGCGGGGTTCTGAGAAAGAGGGATGTGGACTATGGAAAACAGCTGATTAGAAAGCTTTGGGATGTGATGCTCACTGAAGAGGATATGCATGTTCAAAATGCAGCATTCTGTGATGTGATCAATTCCTTGTGTAGGGAAGGATTCTTCCATGAAGTGTTTAATATTGCCGAAGATATGCCTCAGGGTGAAAGTGTGGCCGAGGGTTTTGTATATGCCCAAATGATAGATTCTCTTTGTAGATTTGGAAGGTATAATGGGGCTGCTAGGATAGTTTACATGATGAGAAAAAGAGGGTTGAATCCTAGCTTAGTGTCATATAATTCGCTTGTACATGGTCTCGTCAAAGAAGGTGATTGTTTCAGGGCGTATCAGTTGTTGGAGGAAGGGATCCAATTTGGCTACGTACCCTCAGAATTTACTTACAAGTTATTGGTAGAAGGTTTGATTCGTGAATATGATCTTGTTAAGGCCAAGGAAGTCCTCAATGTCATGTTAAATAAGACATTAGACCTTGACAGAACAAGGATTTATAACATATATCTCAGAGCTCTTTGTGCTGTTGATAATCCAACTGAGCTTTTGAATGTCCTTGTAACCATGCTTCAAACTCAATGTCAACCGGATGTGATCACCCTGAATACTGTTATTAATGGCTTCTGCAAAATGGGAAGAATTGAAGAGGCTCAAAAGGTTTTCAAAGATATGAGGACGGGGAATTTTTGTGCGCCTGATGGTGTGACATTTTCAACTGTTATTAGTGGTTTTTTAAAACTCGGGAAAGTTGAAGAAGCTCTTGAGTTATTGCATAGAGTTATGCCTGAAAAGGGTTTGAAACCCAGTGTTGTGACATATAATGCAGTTATCCAAGGGTTGTTTAAGTTACATCGGTTAGATGAAGCTATGGAGGTTTTCAGTAGCATGGTAAGTGGTGGCACCACTGCTGATTGCACGACGTATACTATTATTATAGACGGGTTGTTTGAGTCCAACAAAGTTGATGAAGCCAAAAGATTCTGGAACGATGTTGTTTGGCCCTCGGGAATTCATGACAGTTACTTATATGCAGCCATTCTCAAGGGGCTTTGTCGCTCTGGCAAATTGAATGATGCTTGTGATTTCCTATATGAATTGGTAGATTGTGGGGTTACTCTTTGTGTCGTCAATTACAACATTGTTATTAATGGTGCTTGCATGTTGGGTTGGAAGAGAGAAGCTTATCAGATTCTTGGTGAAATGAGAAAGAATGGACTAGAACCTGATTCTGTAACATGGAGAATTCTAGAGAAATTGCACGGCAATGTGGAAAAACAGTTCTCTGAGGATTTGACATGTCAAGTTGGGGTGTAA